In one Chlamydia sp. BM-2023 genomic region, the following are encoded:
- a CDS encoding DNA translocase FtsK has protein sequence MVRERQKSKSSLFPSIPFTVRASVYLFLACFSGLSLWSFHNNQPCTQNWIGLLGWSLSSFLLYCFGAASFLIPPYFLWLSFLNIRKTPSNILRRKALAFASIPICSSILLSMFSPVQALPHILDSRLPKFILGINPPVSYLGGIPFYILYSGQSFCLKHLIGSVGTGLIFSFILFFSIFYLCGGIVLIKKKILQRFLKNKFQACWRTCVSVIKKLTNKQNYLPKPSMKVPSSQPVMKNSPRKLPTPIVSLPMEKGDLFNNLPMDPDCPSERATIFLTPHPQKRSLPSFAKPQNAMPAESKITVLPQPPLQKRVGKPSPMNLSSFSEGNSELPQYHLLSKSDNSKPESLREELQKKGVLLQQTLESFGIEAAIGNISFGPTLAAFEVQPHTGVKVQKIKALENDIALNLQASSIRIIAPIPGKAAVGIEIPNPYPQPVNFRDLLEDYQKQSHKLQVPLLLGKKANGDNFWADLATMPHLIIAGTTGSGKSVCINTIVMSLIMTTLPTDIKLVIVDPKKVELTGYSQLPHMLTPVITESRDAHSALVWLVKEMELRYEILRFLGLRNIQAFNSRDRNVDVEASYDKEIPEKMPFLVGIIDELSDLLLSSSQDIETPIIRLAQMARAVGIHLILATQRPSRDVITGLIKANFPSRIAFKVANKVNSQIIIDEPGAENLMGNGDMLVVSPSSFGAIRAQGAYICDEDINKVIKDLCSRFPTKYVIPSFDTYEDFSSDDGNDRDPLYNQAKTLVLQTGNASTTFLQRKLKIGYARAASLIDQLEEARIIGPSEGAKPRQVLIQMPPQEG, from the coding sequence ATGGTAAGAGAGCGACAGAAGTCTAAATCTTCATTATTTCCCTCGATACCTTTTACGGTTAGAGCTAGCGTCTATTTATTTTTGGCTTGCTTTTCCGGTTTAAGTTTATGGAGTTTTCACAATAATCAGCCCTGCACGCAAAACTGGATAGGTTTGTTAGGCTGGTCGTTAAGTTCTTTTCTTCTATACTGTTTTGGCGCCGCATCTTTTCTTATCCCTCCATATTTTCTCTGGTTATCTTTCTTAAACATAAGAAAAACTCCTTCTAATATCTTACGTCGCAAGGCTTTAGCTTTTGCATCTATCCCTATATGCAGCTCGATATTGTTATCGATGTTTTCTCCTGTGCAAGCGCTTCCGCATATTTTAGATTCTCGTCTTCCTAAATTCATTTTAGGAATTAACCCTCCGGTTTCTTATTTAGGGGGTATTCCCTTTTACATTCTTTACTCTGGTCAATCTTTTTGTCTTAAGCACTTGATTGGTTCTGTGGGTACAGGTCTTATTTTTTCCTTCATTCTTTTCTTTTCTATTTTTTATCTGTGTGGAGGAATTGTATTAATTAAAAAAAAAATCCTACAAAGGTTCCTCAAAAACAAATTTCAAGCTTGTTGGCGTACTTGCGTAAGTGTTATAAAAAAACTCACTAATAAGCAGAATTATCTTCCCAAGCCATCAATGAAGGTTCCTTCATCGCAACCTGTGATGAAAAATTCCCCTAGAAAACTTCCTACTCCGATTGTTTCTCTACCTATGGAAAAGGGAGATTTATTTAATAATTTACCTATGGATCCCGATTGTCCTTCAGAACGAGCGACGATCTTTTTGACTCCCCATCCTCAAAAGCGCAGTTTACCATCTTTTGCTAAACCACAAAACGCTATGCCGGCGGAGTCAAAAATTACGGTATTACCTCAGCCACCTCTACAAAAAAGGGTAGGTAAACCCTCCCCTATGAATCTTTCATCTTTTAGCGAGGGAAATTCTGAGTTACCTCAGTATCACTTATTAAGTAAGAGTGACAATTCAAAGCCTGAATCCCTCCGTGAAGAACTTCAGAAAAAAGGGGTGTTGTTACAGCAGACATTAGAAAGTTTTGGGATAGAGGCTGCTATAGGCAATATTTCGTTTGGTCCTACTTTAGCAGCATTTGAGGTTCAGCCTCATACGGGAGTAAAAGTACAAAAAATCAAAGCTTTGGAAAATGACATTGCTTTGAATTTACAAGCTTCTAGTATTCGTATTATTGCGCCTATTCCAGGAAAGGCTGCTGTTGGCATTGAAATTCCCAATCCCTATCCTCAACCTGTAAATTTCCGTGATTTACTTGAGGACTATCAAAAGCAGAGTCATAAGCTTCAAGTTCCTCTTTTACTTGGGAAAAAAGCTAATGGGGATAATTTCTGGGCTGATTTAGCGACGATGCCTCATTTAATTATTGCTGGAACAACAGGATCGGGGAAATCAGTATGTATTAACACTATTGTTATGTCTCTGATTATGACAACGCTCCCCACGGATATTAAGCTTGTTATTGTGGATCCTAAAAAGGTGGAGCTTACTGGGTATTCCCAGCTTCCTCACATGTTAACTCCTGTGATTACAGAATCGCGAGATGCTCATAGTGCTTTAGTGTGGCTCGTTAAGGAGATGGAACTGCGTTATGAAATTCTACGATTTTTAGGGCTGCGCAATATTCAGGCTTTCAACTCTAGGGATCGCAATGTTGATGTAGAAGCTTCTTACGATAAAGAGATCCCTGAAAAAATGCCTTTTCTTGTTGGGATTATTGATGAGCTATCCGATCTTTTACTTTCTTCATCTCAGGATATAGAAACACCGATTATTCGTTTAGCGCAGATGGCGCGAGCTGTGGGTATTCATTTAATCTTAGCTACGCAGAGGCCTTCTCGCGACGTAATCACTGGTTTAATTAAGGCGAACTTCCCTTCACGTATAGCTTTTAAAGTTGCGAACAAAGTGAACAGCCAAATTATTATTGATGAACCTGGGGCTGAGAACCTCATGGGAAATGGGGACATGCTGGTTGTTTCCCCTTCTTCATTTGGTGCTATTCGTGCTCAGGGTGCGTATATTTGCGATGAAGATATTAACAAGGTAATTAAGGATCTCTGTTCTCGTTTCCCTACAAAATATGTCATTCCTTCGTTTGATACTTATGAAGATTTTTCTAGCGACGATGGAAATGATAGAGATCCTTTGTATAACCAAGCAAAAACGCTTGTTCTTCAGACGGGTAATGCTTCTACGACTTTCTTACAAAGAAAACTAAAGATTGGCTATGCTAGGGCTGCTAGTTTAATAGATCAGCTTGAAGAGGCGAGAATCATAGGTCCTTCGGAAGGAGCGAAGCCCCGTCAAGTATTAATACAAATGCCTCCGCAAGAAGGATAG
- a CDS encoding MBL fold metallo-hydrolase yields MEGFFPLASGSKGNCTYLGTESCKILIDLGISKQLVTQGLLSMNIHPEDIQAIFISHEHSDHISGIKSFIKTYNTPIICNLETARSLCQVLDIHPTFKIFSTGSTFSFHDLKIQTFNVPHDAVDPVGFIFHYRDEKLGFCTDLGWVTSWIIHELYDCDYLLIEANHDPELVKQSSRPDIYKKRVLSKLGHISNRECGELLQKILTPKIKKIYLAHLSSESNTPELALSTVSSAIENITSVLPVITESHEITDPFYFRSLASV; encoded by the coding sequence ATGGAAGGTTTTTTCCCTTTAGCCTCAGGTTCGAAGGGGAACTGTACCTATTTGGGAACAGAATCCTGTAAAATTCTGATAGATTTAGGCATTAGCAAGCAGCTTGTAACTCAAGGGCTTTTATCTATGAATATCCACCCTGAGGATATTCAGGCCATTTTTATTTCCCATGAACATTCTGATCACATTTCTGGCATTAAAAGTTTTATTAAAACGTACAACACTCCGATAATTTGCAATTTAGAGACAGCGCGCAGTTTGTGTCAGGTATTGGATATTCATCCAACTTTTAAGATTTTCTCTACAGGCTCAACGTTTTCTTTTCATGATTTAAAAATCCAAACTTTTAATGTTCCTCATGATGCTGTAGATCCCGTGGGGTTTATTTTTCACTACCGTGATGAAAAACTGGGCTTTTGCACTGACTTAGGTTGGGTAACCTCTTGGATTATTCATGAGCTTTATGATTGTGATTACCTGCTTATAGAGGCGAATCACGATCCTGAATTGGTTAAGCAGTCTTCTCGCCCGGATATTTATAAGAAGCGAGTTCTTAGCAAGCTTGGTCATATATCTAATCGGGAATGTGGAGAGTTGTTACAAAAAATTCTCACTCCTAAGATTAAGAAAATCTATCTTGCGCATCTTTCTAGTGAATCCAACACTCCTGAATTAGCGTTATCTACGGTATCTTCTGCTATAGAAAACATTACATCGGTTCTTCCTGTGATTACAGAAAGTCATGAAATTACCGATCCTTTTTACTTTAGGTCTTTAGCAAGTGTATGA
- a CDS encoding SET domain-containing protein, which translates to MKLEHSSDTLHISLDHNWEESSPYTMERASQLLNFKFLPFLTFKDWKVEERVRKLCHKAKQKRFVSPLAKWLGELHKQDLISPPMPPVAVCWINSYIGYGVFARSRIPAWAYIGEYTGILRHRQAIWMDENDYCFRYPLSLWLWRYFTIDSGRQGNFTRFINHSDNPNVEAIGVFQDGLFHVVIRTIRDVEAGEELCYHYGPLYWKHRKKREEFIPEEE; encoded by the coding sequence ATGAAACTAGAGCACTCTTCCGACACTTTACACATTTCTTTGGATCATAATTGGGAAGAGAGTTCTCCATATACTATGGAGAGGGCTAGCCAGTTATTAAATTTTAAATTTCTTCCTTTTCTAACTTTTAAAGACTGGAAGGTTGAGGAAAGGGTCCGCAAGCTTTGCCATAAGGCAAAGCAGAAACGTTTTGTTTCTCCGCTTGCCAAGTGGCTCGGCGAGTTACATAAGCAAGATTTAATTTCACCTCCTATGCCTCCTGTTGCGGTATGCTGGATTAATTCCTATATTGGTTATGGGGTTTTTGCTCGATCTAGGATTCCTGCGTGGGCATATATTGGTGAGTATACGGGAATTCTTCGTCATCGTCAGGCCATCTGGATGGATGAAAACGACTATTGTTTCCGTTATCCTCTATCTTTGTGGTTATGGAGATACTTTACTATTGATAGCGGCCGTCAGGGTAACTTCACGCGTTTTATTAATCACAGTGACAATCCCAATGTAGAGGCTATTGGGGTTTTCCAGGATGGGTTATTTCATGTGGTTATTAGAACGATTCGCGATGTGGAAGCGGGCGAAGAGCTTTGTTATCACTATGGCCCGCTATATTGGAAGCACAGGAAAAAACGAGAAGAGTTTATTCCTGAAGAAGAGTAG
- a CDS encoding YbhB/YbcL family Raf kinase inhibitor-like protein gives MQLLSPEFSYGQPIPRKYTCQGLDISPPLTFNEVPPEAQSLALLVEDPDVPKNLRADGLWIHWIVYNLSASITNLAEGANIFAVQGLNTSGKAGYQGPCPPDGKHRYFFYLYALGTILPEAENVTKDQLLEVMEGHILETAELMGTYEQS, from the coding sequence ATGCAGCTACTTTCCCCAGAATTTTCCTATGGTCAGCCAATCCCTAGAAAGTACACATGCCAAGGGTTGGATATCTCTCCACCCCTGACATTTAATGAAGTTCCCCCAGAAGCACAAAGCCTGGCTCTACTCGTTGAAGACCCCGATGTACCTAAAAACCTACGCGCAGATGGATTGTGGATTCACTGGATAGTTTATAACCTATCCGCATCCATAACAAACCTTGCAGAGGGAGCGAATATATTCGCTGTTCAGGGATTGAATACTTCAGGAAAAGCCGGATATCAAGGGCCATGCCCACCAGACGGAAAACATCGCTACTTTTTCTATCTCTACGCTTTAGGGACTATTTTGCCAGAAGCTGAAAACGTAACAAAAGACCAACTTCTTGAAGTTATGGAAGGTCATATCCTAGAAACTGCAGAGTTGATGGGAACTTATGAACAAAGTTAG